A section of the Streptomyces sp. NBC_01408 genome encodes:
- a CDS encoding radical SAM protein codes for MDCTYCYLPFRKMKHLMPAAVAECVAAAVNPWAADGPMFEVVWHGGEPLATGREHLAALMAPFKGVQHSVQTNAALVDDAWCDFLLEHNIHVGVSIDGPEDMNTHRITLAGHPGFRVTMRGIRRLRHRGIPYSAIAVVSDPDPADAARFYEFFAELGVTTLGVNVEEEEGVNTGARVSDPVRAAEFWAALADAWRGNPVMRLREVQRVLNFAGAVLQGHETAPLPASSPWDPLPTVAYDGGVVMLSPELAGFTDSRFGDFTTGNVLEDGLVAEAEVRTPWITEFWDGVDSCRATCPTFAFCGGAHPANRYFEHGGRMDGTRTSYCTTSKIALLEGVTQHVRTHRP; via the coding sequence ATGGACTGCACCTACTGCTATTTGCCGTTCCGAAAAATGAAGCACCTGATGCCGGCGGCCGTCGCCGAGTGCGTAGCCGCGGCAGTCAACCCGTGGGCAGCCGACGGTCCGATGTTCGAGGTCGTGTGGCACGGTGGCGAACCACTTGCCACCGGCCGTGAACACCTGGCCGCCCTTATGGCCCCCTTCAAGGGCGTGCAGCACTCCGTGCAGACGAACGCCGCGCTCGTGGATGACGCGTGGTGCGATTTCCTGCTGGAGCACAACATCCACGTGGGCGTCAGCATCGACGGCCCCGAGGACATGAACACCCACCGCATCACCCTGGCCGGCCACCCGGGATTTCGCGTCACCATGCGGGGCATCAGGCGACTGCGGCACCGCGGCATCCCCTACTCCGCCATCGCCGTGGTCTCCGATCCCGACCCGGCCGACGCCGCCCGCTTCTACGAGTTCTTCGCCGAGCTGGGCGTAACCACCCTCGGCGTCAACGTCGAAGAGGAGGAGGGCGTCAACACCGGTGCCAGGGTCTCCGACCCCGTGCGGGCGGCCGAGTTCTGGGCGGCCCTCGCGGATGCCTGGCGGGGCAACCCCGTCATGCGGCTGCGGGAGGTCCAGCGGGTCCTCAACTTCGCCGGTGCCGTCCTCCAGGGCCACGAGACCGCCCCGCTGCCCGCGTCCTCGCCGTGGGATCCGCTGCCGACCGTCGCTTATGACGGCGGAGTGGTCATGCTCTCCCCCGAGCTGGCTGGGTTCACCGACTCCCGGTTCGGCGACTTCACCACCGGCAACGTGCTCGAGGACGGCCTGGTGGCCGAAGCCGAGGTACGCACCCCCTGGATCACCGAGTTCTGGGACGGCGTGGATTCCTGCCGCGCCACCTGCCCCACCTTCGCCTTCTGCGGAGGAGCGCATCCCGCGAACCGGTACTTCGAGCACGGGGGCCGCATGGACGGCACCCGCACCTCGTACTGCACAACCTCGAAGATCGCCCTACTCGAAGGAGTGACGCAACATGTCCGCACACACCGCCCCTGA